TATTTTTAGAATCTGGCCGGCGAGAGAAGTGCCGGCTGCGGAGCCGTGCCGCGTGGGAGCCGGCTGGGATCCCAACCCTCCCTGGCAGCGTACTGCGTTCAGGGGTTTGGGATCCTCCGGTACGGATGCCCATCGAGGGGCACGTCCCGGGGCGCTGTCACAGCAGCGGGACGCAGCTCTCCGCCACGTGAGGCATTGTTAGCCCCTGATCATTAAATCCCACCAAGCACTGATGATCCTGTGGCCAGCTCAGCCCCCAGCAAGCGGCCCCACCAGCGCCTTGTCTACATGTTTAACCGAGCCGCATCGCTCCCCGGGGTGTTACAGACACGGCGCAGCCAAGGAGAAGCAGGAACTGTGTGCCGGGGTGGGACAGCGTGGGGTAATTCTCCAAGGCTCGCTGGAGCAGCGGGCAGAAGGCGGCAGGGGCGCAGGCAGGCCTCGAGCCCGCGCAGCCTCATGCCCACAGCACAACCCGGCCCCTCGGCAGCGAGTGAACCCCACCAAGAGCACCCCAAAGGGAAGAGCCAGCTCGGGGGCAGCAGGGGGGGAGAACCCCATCCAAACCCATGAAAatccgcccccgccccggcctcgAATCCGTTTACAAGCCGGGAGGCCCCGAGCCTGCGGGCAGGCTCCCGTGGCGCAGGCAGGTGGGGAgagggggccggggctgcggcgatGGGCGAGAGGCCGCGGAGGCGGGCGGCACGGCGGCTAAAATCCGGAGAGGGGTCCAGAGCAGCCGGTTGCGGCTGGGTCGCGGGGACAGGGTGGCGGCGGCGTTCTCCGTCGGTTTTCCGGTCCCAGATCCCGTTTCTAACGGCCCTGGGAAATCACGAAGCTTTTCCCGCCTCTCCCTCGAAGGCGAACGTGGCGAGGGCACGGcgatggtgggggggggggggcacggcccggGGGTACCGGCAGCGTCGCCCACCCCCCGGCGGGGAGCCCTGCGGCCCCGCGGGCACCGGCAGCCGGTgctgcccggcggcgggaggccgTTACCGCGGCGGGGCTGTCCCCGGGGGTAACGGTTTTACCGAGGAaagcccccccttcccccccgcccccccccggtcTCACCGCTCGGGGCCCCTCACCgtgaccaccccccccccaaaccccgggCCGCTCGTTACCAtggcgacccccccccccccccccaggcccccgaGCCGCCTCCCCGGGGGAAACTCACGGGCGGAGGATGTCCCGCGACACGATGACGTTAACCGCGGCGGTGACGTAGGAGCGGCGGGAGGAAGCGGCCACGCCCGCCGCCTACGCCAGAGCACTTCCGGGTCAGCGGGGCGTGTCCCGCGGCGGCACCCGTAATGGGGGGGCGTGGCGGGAGCGCCCTCTGCCGGCGACGCCGGGCGCGGCACCATCGAGCCGCCTGGCGCGCTGCCAGAGCGGCCACCGGCGCCATCATAGAGTGTCCCGAGGCGGGCCAGAGTGtcgtgtgtgcccccccccccccccccccccccccaccgccgttCGCCGTGTCACCGCCGCCCCAGGCCccggccttcctcctcctcctcctcctccccctcctcatcGTCCCGGCCTCTGCTCGGTGGCCTTGAGGGGCAGCCGGAGCCGCTGCGGAGGCCGTGGGGGCAGGCGGTGACCACCGGCCCCTCTCTCTCGGGGTGCGGGGAGCCATGTCCcacaccggggcggggggggacggacaggGACACCCGCGGCCTCGGCCGCACTTCGGCCATTCGACTTTGTTTTGGGGACGTTTGTCCTCCCaacacccccccagcacccacgtCCCGCTCTGGGGGAGGAGGCCTCgctccccgacccccccccccccacgacaCCGGCCGCGGGCCTGGGGAGCCCCGGGGCTCGGCGGCACTGCGGCGGCGGCTTTCGGGTGCCGCGGGGCGTTCAGATCCTCACAGCGGCACGTGGGAAGGGAACGCTGGAGGCACGGAGAGGCTCGGCAGGGCAGGACGGAGCCGTGGGGAGTGACCGTGAGAGTGCGAACCCCCCCCCATGCCCGACGCTGCCGGCTGCCCCCCCAAGACATGGGCTGCCGTTCTTCTTTTGTCTGGTGTGGCTTTTTGCCCCACCACCCCGGCTGGGGGAGAGCCAGCACCCCCGGGCAGCACCACCTCCCTCCCCGCCACGCTGGCTCGCCCCGTGTcagggcagggcgggcaggggagAAGCCTTTCGGGGGTCCCTGACCGTGGTGGTGACGGTCAGCTGCCTGGCAAGAGCTGCCGGCACCAAGCCCGAGCAGCTCTTCTGTCCCAGGTGGGAGATCCACTCCCCTCCCGGCCCCTCGGCACCCCTTCCCGGGTGGCAGGAGGCTACGCGCGAGCCTCGCATTTTCCTGGGTTGATGCCGGTATCCCCGCCGCCTGTACGCGTGCCGGCCGGCCGCCGGCGGTAGCTGTGTCCGGCCCCTCCTCCCCGTGGCCATGCCAGAGGGGCCGTGCCGGAGCGGGGGGCCGTGCAAGCAGCCTGCGGGGCCAGCCTGGGGGCGGAAAAAGGGCAGTTCCCAGGAAATCGGTTAATGAAAGACCAAAACCACCAGCGGGTCGATCGGCGAGGCTCTCTGGGGTCAggcagccccggcagccccccgccgcaGGGATGAGGTTCCCACTAGCCCTCTGCCTGGGCTTGGTGGCCCTGGCCACCGCCAGCCAGTCCCCGCTGCAGCGGCGGGTGGTGAAGGAAGTGCTGGAATATTTCCACAGCCGCAGCAACGTGCAGTTCTTCTTCAAGGAGCAGGCGGTGGAAGGGGCTGTCGAGCGGGTGAGCGCCAGGGGCTGCGGGCACCCTCGGCCCCCCAGGAgggctgctgctgcggggggaggagggggggagatgGCGGCCGAATCCCCGGCCCGGCATcggcagggtgggcagggagggggtcgGGGTGTCACGGAGGGAAGTGGGTGCCAGGGTGTTCCGGAGGAGGGACGGCTGGGTGCGAGGACGGACCCGCTGACACGGACGGTGCAGGCAGGCTGGTCATCGGGGACTTacgggcaggggctggcagagctCAGCTACTCATTAACTGTGCCACGGCCGGCCACGGGGTGAGCGGCTGCTGGTGCCTGGCCATCCTGGTGTAGCCAGGAGCACTGACAGCGGTGGCTCAGACATGCCTGTTCctcaggaggggctgggggctgcagggaccctcCAGTTTGGGCCACTTGCCCATGTTGGGAGCCACCTTGTAGGGTCCCAGAGAGGTTGTTCCCGGGGGCTGGATTTACCCTCGGGGCTGCGAGGGGTTGGGGTCCCTCTGCTCCCCCTCTCCGCACTGACTGCAGCACAGTACGAGCTCTTGGCCCCACGTTGGCTGCCCTGTCCCCTCCCGTCCCCCCCTGCAGCTGACAGACtgtccctctctccccccaggaAGACCCCTCGGGGACGTTTGTCCAGTTGCGCGTCAGCCTGGTGCAGACGGCCTGTGGGAAGAGGGCACCGCGGCGGCAGAACTGCAGGACCCTGGAGAACCGGGTGAGTCGGGGCTGCCGGACAGCATGTCCCCCTCCCTTGGGCCACATCCCGTGGGGACGCGgcacctctgcctcccccagaCCCCTCCGCCTGCCCCGTCCCTCTGCCACGCTGCCGCGTGTGCCGGGGAGGGCTGGAGGTGATGATGGTTCCTGGCAGCGGTGACGCGGCCATGCCCGGCGCTGTCCTCCTGCCATGCCATGGCGAGTGGCAGGGACGTCCCCAGGcctggcagggtggggggctggCCAGGACCcactgggggtccctggggggctgGGGCGGTGACGTGCTGTGCTCTCTCCCCAGAGGAAGCCGACCTGCCTGGCTTGCTACAAGTTTGACAGCGGTGATGTCCCCAAGGTGCTGGACAAGTACCAGAACTGCGGCCCCAGCCATCACCTGGCAGTGAAGGTGAGCTGTCCCCCGGGCACCGGCACGGGTTCCCGCCGGCTGCCGGGACCCTTTCGGTGCCGTGGTGGGTGCCAGCCCGTGTGCTCTGCCCCGCAGGAGATCAAACACCGAGACGAGGCGGAGTGCAGGGCGGTGGAGGAGGCCGGCAAGTCGGTGGACGTGCTTTACCTCCCCGGCATGTACGCCTTCTCCAAGGGGCTGCCAGCCTAGGCGGccgtccccacgtccccacacGGTAGGTGCCGGGGACGGCGGGGTTGGGCGGGGAACGCGCAGCCCTCTCCTGCTGGAAGAGCTCCGGCAGAGCTCCGGCATCCCCTGGTGCTGGTAGGATGTGGATGCTTCTCCACTAAGAGTGGAGCCAGACTGGGGTCCCCCTCCAGGTGCTGGGGACTGTCCTTGGCTGGGAGAAACCCCCCCAGGACATCTCCAGCCAGGTCTGCTGCCTCTGGGGCATGCTGACCCTGGGCACAGGGTGACAGGGACAAGGTCACCggtgggtgtgggggtgtgtgtgagtgCACAGACACGTGCGGGGGGGGTTCCTCCCGCAGCCAGCCCCTTCCTGTGTCCCCTCTCCAGGCCACCATCTCCACCAGCCCGAGGAGACGGACGCTGCCACGGGGgaccggcccggccccccccgcttGCCACCCCCCAGCACTGTGTGACCAAAGGACGGTCCTGGACACgttccctccccacctgccccccagCTCACCAGTAAACCCCGGCTCTGGCTCCCGCTGTCGCCGCTGTTATTCCCAGCGGGGATCGCTGTGGGTGGGGGGACCCGGGGTGGGCTCAGTCCCACGTCCCTCCAGCCATGGGAGCTCCGTGCCAGCTTCCCCTCCAGCACTGGGTGCGTCACCCCCTGCCCGTTGTCCCCAGCCCAGAAGGAGGGACAGGGACGCGGTGGGTCCAGGCAGAGCAGTGGGTAGAAGCGAGTCCCCCCCCCGGCTGCTTGGGGCCCAGGGCAATGCAGCAGAGAGGCATGTTGGAGGATGGCATGCCTTTACTGCACAGCCCCGTGACGTCCCCTGGTCCCCGCGATGTCCCCCGGTCCCCAAGTgcagcctccccagccccacagtcTCTCCTCTGGGCTGGAAAGCTCAGGGCTGGCTCCAAAATCCCTAAGGAcatctctgctcctgctgtggctctgcaggggacagggagCCCCAATTCCCCGTCCCGGAGCCCCTGAGGGGTGATGGAGCACCCGGAgcgccagccccagcacccctggCTGTGTGGGATGCTGCTCTGGCGCAGCGCGGGGCTcaggcagcccccccagcccgcagGAGAGGCCGGGTTCCCTGCGGCTCCTCTGGCATCCCTCCGGCGAGGGCTGGGCCGGGATGGCGGCGGCGCGTGCGTGGGGGTCTCCTCTTGTGGGACCAGGGGGTCTCGCGGCTCAGAAGACGAAGGAGTTGGCGTCAGGTCGGCCGCTCAGCGCCCGCTCCGCCTGGGCGATGGTGTCGTCGGCACGGCGGCTCAGCTCCCGGCACTCCTGCAGCACCTCCCCGAACTGCTTGTAGGCCTCCTCCATGATGGAGCtgcgccggggcggccgcggctcccAGAAACTCGCCTCCACCCAGGGCTGAGCCGCACGGGGCGGTTCGGTACCGGtaccggcgccgccgccgcgtcCCAGCGAGCTGTCGAGATCCCGGCAGAGCTGGTAGAGCTCGCTGCCGCGACCGGACACCCGCTCGCCGTCGATGGCTTTGAGGCCGGGGAACATGTCCGCCAAGGCGGCGCGGTAAGCCGGGGCGGCGCAGAGAGGGTTGGCGAGGCGGGCGAGGGGGTCTCGCAGGCGCAGGCTCTCCAGGCGCCGCAGCCCCGTCAGGCAGcgcagctgctgcaggctgctcaCCAGGTTACCGGCGACGTTGAGGCTCTGGAGGTTGTGGCAGGAGCCGAGCGGCTCCAGGCTGGCGACGCGGTTGCGGGAGAGGTTGAGGACGGCGAGGGACTTGAGGGCGGCCAGCGGTCCCAGCTGGGCGATGGCGTTGCCGGA
This region of Harpia harpyja isolate bHarHar1 chromosome 1, bHarHar1 primary haplotype, whole genome shotgun sequence genomic DNA includes:
- the RARRES2 gene encoding retinoic acid receptor responder protein 2, with the protein product MRFPLALCLGLVALATASQSPLQRRVVKEVLEYFHSRSNVQFFFKEQAVEGAVEREDPSGTFVQLRVSLVQTACGKRAPRRQNCRTLENRRKPTCLACYKFDSGDVPKVLDKYQNCGPSHHLAVKEIKHRDEAECRAVEEAGKSVDVLYLPGMYAFSKGLPA
- the LRRC61 gene encoding LOW QUALITY PROTEIN: leucine-rich repeat-containing protein 61 (The sequence of the model RefSeq protein was modified relative to this genomic sequence to represent the inferred CDS: deleted 1 base in 1 codon), producing MEGHGEAEVEEEEEEEEEEEEGGVRITPQLLKASTGEFALESILLLKLRGRGIAHLGCLGDCANLEWLDLSGNAIAQLGPLAALKSLAVLNLSRNRVASLEPLGSCHNLQSLNVAGNLVSSLQQLRCLTGLRRLESLRLRDPLARLANPLCAAPAYRAALADMFPGLKAIDGERVSGRGSELYQLCRDLDSSLGRGGGAGTGTEPPRAAQPWVEASFWEPRPPRRSSIMEEAYKQFGEVLQECRELSRRADDTIAQAERALSGRPDANSFVF